A portion of the Manihot esculenta cultivar AM560-2 chromosome 2, M.esculenta_v8, whole genome shotgun sequence genome contains these proteins:
- the LOC110605694 gene encoding proline dehydrogenase 2, mitochondrial has protein sequence MAASTTTRVISPKLLKHISSFIRPLVTSSSSTSSSSSSISAIPSLNLATKPEPTITTPPSILDLSDHQKLFATLPSRKLLHASLILHMAAMNPVVDLGMWVMNSKLMGVDNIVRDLILSAVRHSFYEHFCAGEDTVEVANCVKKLNESGLRGMLDFSVEFTVDNDACDRNFQGFLDTIETAKSLSPSSVSAVVVKITAICPLNLLERVADLLRWQEKDPSFNLPWKQNTFPIFSESTPLYHTLKKPEPLTPEEEQHLLLGQQKLLKLCQACAEANVPLVIDAEHTKVQPAIDYFTYSSAIKYNKDDNPIVYGTIQAYLKDAKERLLLATKAADKMGLPMGFKLVRGAYMSSERKLASSLGYQSPIHNSIQQTHDCYNDCASFLLEAIADRSHGLILATHNVESGTLAAKKAEELGIGNGNQRLEFAQLYGMAEALSFGLRNAGFQVSKYLPFGPVEMVIPYLLRRAEENRGLLSASGLDRELTRKELSRRLKAAMF, from the exons ATGGCCGCCAGCACCACCACCAGAGTCATTTCTCCTAAGCTGCTCAAACACATCAGTTCCTTCATCAGGCCTCTCgtcacctcctcctcctccacctcttcctcttcctcctccatcTCCGCCATCCCATCCCTCAACTTGGCCACAAAACCAGAACCCACCATCACCACACCTCCGTCTATCCTCGACCTCAGTGATCACCAAAAACTCTTCGCCACCTTACCCTCAAGAAAACTCCTACATGCTTCTCTTATACTTCACATGGCTGCCATGAACCCTGTGGTGGATTTGGGCATGTGGGTTATGAATTCTAAGCTGATGGGTGTTGATAATATTGTACGTGATCTTATATTGAGTGCTGTAAGGCATAGTTTCTATGAGCATTTCTGTGCTGGAGAGGATACTGTGGAGGTAGCCAACTGTGTAAAGAAACTCAACGAGTCTGGTTTAAGAGGGATGCTGGATTTTTCTGTGGAGTTTACAGTTGATAACGATGCCTGTGATCGAAATTTTCAGGGGTTTCTCGACACCATTGAAACAGCCAAGTCCCTCTCTCCATCTTCT GTGAGCGCAGTGGTTGTGAAGATCACTGCAATTTGCCCTCTCAACTTGCTTGAGCGAGTTGCCGATTTGTTAAGGTGGCAAGAAAAAGACCCTTCTTTCAATCTTCCATGGAAACAGAATACGTTTCCAATTTTCTCTGAATCCACCCCATTATATCACACTCTCAAGAAACCAGAACCATTGACCCCAGAAGAAGAGCAACATCTTCTCTTAGGCCAGCAGAAACTTTTGAAACTTTGTCAAGCGTGTGCGGAGGCCAATGTTCCATTGGTCATCGATGCAGAGCACACGAAAGTTCAACCTGCCATAGATTACTTTACATATTCATCAGCAATTAAGTATAACAAAGATGATAATCCTATTGTGTATGGAACAATTCAAGCCTACTTGAAAGATGCAAAAGAGAGATTGTTACTTGCAACTAAAGCTGCAGACAAGATGGGACTTCCAATGGGATTCAAGCTGGTGAGGGGTGCTTATATGTCAAGTGAAAGAAAATTAGCCTCTTCCTTAGGCTACCAGTCTCCCATTCACAATAGCATTCAGCAGACACATGATTGCTACAATGACTGCGCTTCATTCCTGCTAGAGGCGATCGCTGATCGCTCGCATGGACTCATTCTCGCAACCCATAATGTTGAGTCAGGGACTCTGGCTGCCAAAAAAGCAGAAGAGTTGGGCATTGGGAATGGGAATCAGAGATTGGAGTTTGCACAGCTTTATGGAATGGCAGAAGCACTTTCTTTTGGTTTAAGAAATGCAGGTTTTCAAGTCAGCAAGTATTTGCCATTTGGACCTGTAGAGATGGTGATACCATACCTTCTGAGAAGGGCTGAAGAGAACAGAGGACTATTATCTGCTTCAGGCCTTGACAGAGAACTCACCAG GAAGGAGTTAAGCAGAAGACTAAAAGCTGCTATGTTCTGA